In Pelecanus crispus isolate bPelCri1 chromosome Z, bPelCri1.pri, whole genome shotgun sequence, the following are encoded in one genomic region:
- the POLA2 gene encoding LOW QUALITY PROTEIN: DNA polymerase alpha subunit B (The sequence of the model RefSeq protein was modified relative to this genomic sequence to represent the inferred CDS: deleted 1 base in 1 codon; substituted 1 base at 1 genomic stop codon): MLSVSIPRLPPTRGVGEATNPPNPLGSSPPSPHARTWQRRVTARGEGGGLFLLRLVIGWRRGRAAYRRRRRAEGRVVELCLTYRLDPVTLANELLAFISSNDLGTQLSTAILDAFEHEVLSKRSSRVPQKRDTRCGGFHDVHSLQELLDEEEEDELLDAYATPSKDSQKRSNSTPENPRPKRTLSSRSPYALFSPNSFSPSVTPSQKYAARGSRGEVVASFGSVQGPSWSGRGGRGCTLKFYGSEEGNLTKSYKFMFQKALDVRGRXRHGSGRVLSWRVEELGDVLKSHHRLDDFASVLLPAQEPVTVLGRIVCDSNGKLNAKSVLLEGDREHSSGGQVPLDLSELKEYSLFPGQIVVLEGTNSSGKRMVVLKLYEGVPLPFHTPTEPATEQRMVLVACGPYTTSDSIAYDPLADLVEVIGRDRPDVCILFGPFLDAKHEQVENFQLLGSFAEVFKLCLKIIIEGTRSAGSQLVFVPSLRDVHHDYVYPQPPFLYPELTKDDKARVHFVSDPCTLDVDGVIFGLTSTDLLFHMGAEEISSSSGISDRFTRILKHVLTQRSYYPLYPPSEELNVDYGSFYSYASLPVTPNVLVTPSELRYFIKDVLGCVCINPGRLTKGQVGGTYGRLYLQREDAKGEQKSPCVAAQVVKI; this comes from the exons ATGCTGAGCGTCTCTATTCCCCGCCTGCCCCCCACGCGCGGCGTGGGGGAGGCCACGAACCCCCCGAACcccttgggctcctctcccccctcccctcacgCCCGCACTTG GCAGCGGCGGGTGACGGCGCGGGGAGAGGGCGGCGGCCTCTTCCTTCTCCGCCTTGTGATTGGCTGGCGGCGCGGACGCGCCGCCTATAGAAGGCGAcggcgggcggaggggcggg TGGTGGAGCTGTGCCTGACCTACAGGCTGGACCCGGTGACCTTGGCTAACGAGCTGCTGGCCTTCATCAGCAGCAACGACCTCGGCACCCAGCTCTCCACCGCCATCCTCGACGCCTTCGAGCACGAG gtCCTCTCCAAGCGGAGCAGCAGGGTCCCCCAGAAAAGGGACACCCGCTGCGGTGGCTTCCACGACGTCCACTCTCTCCAGGAGCT CCttgatgaggaagaggaggatgagctGCTGGACGCCTACGCCACGCCGTCCAAG gaTTCCCAAAAACGCAGCAATTCCACCCCGGAAAACCCCCGGCCCAAGCGGACCCTCTCCTCCCGCAGCCCCTACGCGCTTTTCTCTCCCAACAGCTTCTCCCCGAG CGTCACCCCCTCCCAAAAATACGCGGCGCGTGGCAGCCGGGGCGAGGTGGTGGCCTCGTTCGGCTCCGTCCAGGGTCCCTCCTGGAGCGGACGGGGCGGTCGCGGTTGTACCCTGAAATTTTACGGTTCCGAAGAAGGAAATCTGACCAAAAGCTACAAATTCATGTTCCAGAAAGCGCTTGACGTCCGGGGAAGGTGACGCCACGGCTCGGGGAGGG TGCTGTCGTGGCGGGTCGAGGAGCTCGGTGACGTGCTGAAGAGCCACCATCGCCTGGACGACTTCGCCTCCGTGCTGCTCCCGGCGCAG GAGCCGGTGACGGTGCTGGGCCGGATCGTCTGCGACAGCAACGGGAAGCTCAACGCCAAATCGGTGTTGCTGGAGGGCGACCGGGAACACTCCTCGGGCGGACAAGTCCCCCTCGACCTCTCGGAGCTGAAGGAATATTCCCTTTTCCCCGGCCAG ATCGTGGTGCTGGAGGGAACCAACAGCAGCGGCAAGAGGATGGTGGTCTTGAAGCTCTACGAG GGGGTGCCCCTTCCCTTCCACACGCCGACGGAGCCGGCCACAG AGCAGAGGATGGTGCTGGTGGCCTGCGGACCCTACACCACCTCCGACAGCATCGCCTACGACCCGCTCGCCGACCTCGTCGAGGTGATCGGCCGCGACCGCCCCGACGTCTGCATCCTG TTTGGGCCGTTCCTGGATGCCAAGCACGAGCAAGTGGAG AACTTCCAGCTCCTGGGGTCCTTCGCCGAGGTCTTCAAGCTCTGCCTGAAGATAATCATCGAAGGCACGAGGAG CGCCGGCTCTCAGCTCGTCTTCGTCCCCTCGCTGCGGGACGTCCACCACGACTACGTCTACCCGCAGCCGCCTTTCCTCTACCCCGAGCTGACGAAGGACGACAAAGCG CGCGTGCACTTCGTGTCGGACCCCTGCACCCTGGACGTCGACGGCGTCATTTTCGGCCTGACCTCCACCGACCTGCTCTTCCACATGGGCGCCGAAGAGATCAGCAG CTCATCTGGGATCTCGGACAGGTTCACGCGAATTCTCAAGCACGTCCTGACGCAGAGGAG TTACTACCCGCTGTAC CCCCCCTCGGAGGAGCTGAACGTTGACTACGGGAGCTTCTACAGCTACGCCTCGTTGCCCGTCACCCCGAACGTCCTCGTCACCCCTTCGGAGCTGCGGTACTTCATTAAG